Below is a window of Oryza brachyantha chromosome 10, ObraRS2, whole genome shotgun sequence DNA.
AAAACGCCCATATATTCGAATAAAAGTAAGCAGAGAAGAAACCATAGCCATACCAATTTCGCCCGTTTCGATGGAGCACCATGAGTGAACCTGGTCCTCGCACTTAGCATCTTCGCTCGTCTCGGCGAAGAAGAACCCGAACCCGCTGCTCGGGGAGTACGCGGTGAAATTGTAATGGCAGTAGGACGCTCCAATCTCAGCGACGGTGCCATTGGCAGAGATCTCCCAGAGCTCGTAGTTTCTTCCCGGGTGCTTCCTGTTGATGGCGTCCACGGCCATCTGGACATTCTTGGCGTGCCTACTGTCCTCCTCAGCATTGTGATGAAGCTGCTTcctacgcggcggcggcggcgccttccCGGCGCCGAACCTCTCTCGCCACCGCATCCTCACTCGCTCCATCCGCTGCCGGAGCTGGACCGCCTCGCCCTcccggtgacggcggcgggccTCCTCCTTGTCTTGCTCGCTCCAGAGCGGCTTGCTGGATCCCCGGGATGTGGGGAATTCGCCCTCTGGGATGGTGGTCTCGTGGCCGAATCGCCAGCCGTGCACGTTGGTGTCGTAGCCTTTgttcctcccttccttctccCACGTGGCCTGGTGCTCGATGAAGAACTTGCTCTTGCCTTGGCACTCCCTGATTGGGCCAGCTCTGCTAGCACGCGCATGGATCCTGCAAATCGCCACAGGATCACAACTTGTTACCACCAGATTATGTTTAATcggtaaaacaaaaaatatgtcTTCAATCGTACTGTTTCGCAGATTTGTCCATGAGTACATATTTCATAAACACAGATGGACCACATCTCGTATACTCGGAGACCTATTTTTACAAACACTAAATGTTTCACCAAATGTTTGGAGAACCATTTTTGCAAAGCATTTGGATGCACTAATGTATTATCTAGAAAAGGGTTGGGGAATTGAACAGCGCGTGCGTGCATTGCACAACGCAACCTGCCTTTGATCTAATCTTAATCAAGTGGTAAAGTAAGAAGAATGCATCCAAAGTGGGGGGATTCGGTGATAGACGAAATCCCGACGCCTCTAATTTACCAGCTAATTTTGCGGCGCGCTGCTATCTATCCTGAGAAGGCGGAAGGCGCGAGCGGTCGAGGGGTTACCGAGGGTTGGGGGGCacggtggacggcggcgacgacatcgGCGTCGGAGCTGCGTGCGATCGACCTCAACGCTACCGGGATGCGCGCGGAGTGCTGGTGCTGCGCGGTAGCTTCGTTCGTGCGTGCGACCTCGAGGAGAGGATGCTTGGGGGAAGATTTCGTCCGGCCGGAGCCGCCGCGCAAGGGTTTTTTATGTGGgcggcgcgtcgccgccgcgcctgaGCACGACGACGAATCGAAGAAGGATTCCGGCGGAATACGAAACGGAAAGTGGGCCTGATGGGCTTTATGGGCCTAATACGTGCGCAACATTTTTTATGCCCTTTTCTGTCAAacgctttattatttattataatagatTGAAagctatctaaaatttgaattcttgaaagttgatttttggatatGTCTggaatatttgtataaaatctATACTCATCTTTGAGTAATTTTCAGTTTCGAGTAAAATGTCTGTAATAGAATTTTTCAACTGAAAGTTCcatttcaaatttgttttacaAAAAAGTGCATGCAAATGAC
It encodes the following:
- the LOC107305138 gene encoding uncharacterized protein LOC107305138, with protein sequence MSSPPSTVPPNPRIHARASRAGPIRECQGKSKFFIEHQATWEKEGRNKGYDTNVHGWRFGHETTIPEGEFPTSRGSSKPLWSEQDKEEARRRHREGEAVQLRQRMERVRMRWRERFGAGKAPPPPRRKQLHHNAEEDSRHAKNVQMAVDAINRKHPGRNYELWEISANGTVAEIGASYCHYNFTAYSPSSGFGFFFAETSEDAKCEDQVHSWCSIETGEIGYCASCMSDWFCLVHPSRDKFIFGNESFHCSCTEGIFD